A part of Streptomyces sp. NBC_00557 genomic DNA contains:
- a CDS encoding ANTAR domain-containing protein → MKPSSDPPAAPARLVIESSVVEGLPAEGALLLRMSGSLDAAGAQAWSAELRGHLEEADRAGLRPVLDMAHVQLGGAAVLHTLSETTRARTGRPDLIIVRARPGVREAVHLARLDGVRLYATLDEALRELARAASPAEDLPAWRSQMADPLRPSYEDLRTEVRALRARVRTAPVIGMAQGVLMVRYGLPDSGSAFRALREASQRCNVPLRVLVSAVVVARPPHGEVWFPGRRPLPVPQLRILARDGRDPRYRRQMIDAVLHEALAIGRAPAGYVLLVDPAVNALVPETHYGCPDAFLDHLVRGWEEGTADALARLRGRRVSVPDVAADALLSEESRRVLLSTGTAALQSVPVLSSAGSCTGVITLHWPDAGHRPTPAQAEALGLLAADAAAWLSWYHRSVLLDALEHLHRALTATAPPAEHGMGDPGRPGNPDPARSTHHPEGDRRMSNPQQPEQRRSDKGGATPQDSGELKARQGAGQGAGARPHGTDKGRKGGGEGGGTPPAQRPDHPE, encoded by the coding sequence ATGAAGCCCTCTTCCGACCCGCCCGCCGCTCCGGCACGGCTCGTCATCGAGTCGTCCGTCGTCGAAGGGCTGCCCGCCGAGGGAGCGCTGCTGCTGCGCATGTCCGGCAGCCTCGACGCCGCGGGCGCCCAGGCCTGGTCGGCGGAGCTGCGCGGCCACCTCGAGGAGGCCGACCGCGCGGGACTCAGGCCCGTGCTCGACATGGCCCACGTGCAGCTCGGCGGCGCCGCCGTCCTGCACACGCTCAGCGAGACGACCCGGGCCCGCACCGGACGCCCGGACCTGATCATCGTCCGGGCCCGCCCCGGAGTGCGCGAGGCGGTGCACCTGGCCCGCCTGGACGGTGTACGGCTCTACGCCACTCTCGACGAGGCGCTGCGCGAGCTGGCCCGCGCCGCCTCACCGGCGGAGGACCTGCCCGCCTGGCGGTCGCAGATGGCGGATCCGCTGCGGCCCAGTTACGAGGACCTGCGCACGGAGGTCCGCGCGCTGCGCGCCCGGGTGCGCACCGCCCCCGTCATCGGCATGGCGCAGGGCGTCCTCATGGTCCGCTACGGCCTGCCGGACTCCGGCAGCGCCTTCCGGGCGCTGCGCGAGGCCTCGCAGCGGTGCAACGTGCCGTTGCGCGTCCTCGTCTCCGCCGTCGTCGTGGCCCGCCCCCCGCACGGCGAGGTGTGGTTCCCGGGCCGCCGCCCCCTGCCCGTGCCGCAGCTGCGGATCCTCGCCCGGGACGGCCGCGACCCCCGCTACCGGCGGCAGATGATCGACGCCGTGCTGCACGAGGCGCTGGCCATCGGGCGGGCCCCGGCCGGGTATGTGCTGCTCGTCGACCCGGCCGTGAACGCGCTGGTCCCGGAGACCCATTACGGCTGCCCCGACGCGTTTCTCGACCACCTCGTGCGCGGCTGGGAGGAGGGCACGGCCGACGCGCTCGCCCGGCTGCGCGGGCGCCGGGTGAGCGTGCCCGACGTGGCCGCCGACGCGCTCCTCTCCGAGGAGTCGCGGCGCGTCCTGCTCAGCACGGGCACCGCCGCCCTGCAGAGCGTCCCGGTGCTGTCCTCGGCAGGCTCCTGCACCGGCGTGATCACCCTGCACTGGCCCGACGCCGGGCACCGGCCGACCCCGGCCCAGGCGGAGGCCCTCGGTCTGCTGGCCGCGGACGCGGCGGCCTGGCTGAGCTGGTACCACCGCTCCGTACTCCTCGACGCCCTCGAGCACCTCCACCGGGCGCTGACCGCCACCGCGCCGCCCGCCGAGCACGGCATGGGTGACCCCGGCCGGCCTGGGAACCCGGACCCCGCACGCAGCACGCACCACCCGGAGGGAGACCGGCGCATGTCGAATCCGCAGCAGCCCGAACAGCGGCGCAGTGACAAGGGTGGCGCCACCCCGCAGGACAGCGGCGAGCTCAAGGCCCGCCAGGGAGCCGGCCAGGGCGCGGGCGCCCGCCCGCACGGCACGGACAAGGGCCGCAAGGGCGGCGGCGAAGGCGGCGGCACGCCTCCGGCGCAGCGCCCCGACCACCCTGAGTGA
- a CDS encoding phytoene desaturase family protein, with translation MPANEHTRTYDAVIVGGGHNGLVAAAYLARAGRSVLVLERLDHIGGAAVSTRPFAGVDARLSRYSYLVSLLPQKIVRDLGLDFRVRARTISSYTPAERDGRPTGLLVGGGEQRTREAFARLTGGEREYQAWQRFYGMTTRVAERVFPTLTEPLPTRDELRRRIDDETAWRTLFEEPIGVAVEETFEDDLVRGVVLTDALIGTFADAHDPTLAQNRCFLYHVIGGGTGAWDVPVGGMGALTDALAAAARTAGAVIATGHEAVRIATDGDRAEVTYRTADGEGVAAARHVLVNASPHELAALTGDPAPEPAEGAQLKVNMLLTRLPRLRDTAVDPREAFAGTFHIAEGYRQLATAHAQAAAGELPAVPPSEIYCHSLTDPTILGPDLAGRGYQTLTLFGLHTPARLFDRDNDAVREELLKSTLAQLDAHLAEPLADCLATDADGRPCIEAKTPLDLERDLRLPGGNIFHRALSWPYAQEDTGRWGVETRHANVLLCGAGAVRGGGVSGVPGHNAAMAVLEATS, from the coding sequence ATGCCTGCCAACGAGCACACCCGCACCTACGACGCCGTCATCGTCGGCGGCGGACACAACGGCCTGGTGGCCGCCGCCTACCTGGCCCGCGCCGGCCGGTCGGTGCTGGTGCTGGAACGGCTGGACCACATCGGCGGCGCCGCGGTCTCCACCCGCCCCTTCGCCGGCGTCGACGCCCGGCTGTCGCGCTACTCGTACCTGGTCAGCCTGCTGCCGCAGAAGATCGTCCGGGACCTCGGACTCGACTTCCGGGTGCGCGCCCGCACCATCTCCTCCTACACCCCGGCGGAGCGCGACGGCCGGCCCACCGGACTCCTCGTCGGCGGCGGCGAGCAGCGCACCCGGGAGGCCTTCGCCCGGCTGACCGGCGGCGAGCGCGAGTACCAGGCCTGGCAGCGCTTCTACGGCATGACCACGCGCGTCGCCGAGCGCGTCTTCCCCACCCTCACCGAGCCGCTGCCCACCCGCGACGAACTGCGCCGCCGCATCGACGACGAGACCGCCTGGCGGACCCTGTTCGAGGAACCGATCGGCGTCGCCGTCGAGGAGACCTTCGAGGACGACCTCGTGCGCGGCGTCGTCCTCACCGACGCCCTGATCGGCACCTTCGCCGACGCGCACGACCCCACCCTCGCCCAGAACCGCTGCTTCCTCTACCACGTCATCGGCGGCGGCACCGGCGCCTGGGACGTGCCCGTCGGCGGCATGGGCGCCCTCACCGACGCCCTGGCGGCGGCGGCCCGTACGGCGGGCGCGGTCATCGCGACCGGACACGAGGCGGTCCGGATCGCCACCGACGGCGACCGCGCCGAGGTCACCTACCGCACGGCCGACGGCGAAGGCGTGGCCGCCGCCCGGCACGTGCTGGTGAACGCCTCCCCGCACGAACTGGCCGCCCTCACCGGCGACCCGGCGCCCGAACCCGCCGAGGGCGCCCAGCTCAAGGTCAACATGCTGCTCACCCGGCTGCCGAGGCTGCGCGACACGGCCGTCGACCCGCGCGAGGCGTTCGCCGGAACCTTCCACATCGCCGAGGGCTACCGGCAGCTCGCCACCGCCCACGCCCAGGCCGCCGCCGGCGAACTCCCCGCCGTGCCGCCCTCGGAGATCTACTGCCACTCCCTGACCGACCCCACCATCCTCGGCCCCGACCTCGCCGGGCGCGGCTACCAGACGCTCACCCTGTTCGGCCTGCACACCCCGGCCCGGCTGTTCGACCGGGACAACGACGCCGTGCGCGAGGAGCTGCTGAAGTCCACCCTGGCCCAGCTCGACGCCCACCTCGCCGAACCCCTCGCCGACTGCCTGGCCACCGACGCCGACGGCCGCCCCTGCATCGAGGCCAAGACCCCGCTCGACCTCGAACGGGACCTGAGGCTGCCCGGCGGGAACATCTTCCACCGCGCCCTGTCCTGGCCCTACGCCCAGGAGGACACGGGCCGTTGGGGAGTGGAGACCCGGCACGCGAACGTCCTGCTGTGCGGCGCGGGCGCCGTACGCGGGGGAGGCGTGAGCGGCGTGCCGGGACACAACGCGGCGATGGCAGTGCTGGAGGCCACCTCATGA
- a CDS encoding ferredoxin, whose product MTSPTSQQLYRFLEDRFACAQACTECARACAVRASLVDPDGAESNERVRRLGIMCAEVCDATCHVLGEESLKDEGEIRVRLEWCRSVCLECARAFDSQPGAESAAASCRACAEACSEFLRSLS is encoded by the coding sequence GTGACATCGCCGACTTCCCAGCAGCTCTACCGGTTCCTGGAGGACCGCTTCGCCTGTGCCCAGGCGTGCACGGAGTGCGCCCGGGCCTGCGCGGTTCGCGCGAGCCTGGTCGACCCCGACGGCGCCGAGTCCAACGAGCGGGTGCGCAGGCTGGGCATCATGTGCGCCGAGGTGTGCGACGCCACGTGCCATGTCCTCGGCGAGGAGAGCCTGAAGGACGAGGGGGAGATCCGGGTCAGGCTGGAGTGGTGCCGCTCGGTCTGCCTGGAGTGCGCCCGCGCCTTCGACTCGCAGCCCGGCGCCGAGTCGGCCGCGGCGTCCTGCCGCGCCTGCGCCGAAGCGTGCTCGGAGTTCCTGCGCAGTCTCAGCTGA
- a CDS encoding oxygenase MpaB family protein, with product MGDPGLFTPNSVTWQMHGDPMMWVAGVRALYLQALHPRAVRGVMQNSDFRSDAWGRLMRTANFVGTTTYGTTEAAERAGARVRRIHSMLKATDPDTGERYGVDEPELLLWVHCAEIDSYLHVLRRSGFPLTDAQADRYIAEHRVSARLVGLDPRTVPASRAELAAYFAAVRPHLAAGPEARAVDDFLLRPPTHPLLIPAREVLWRRVAQLAYAALPPYAHALYGRPAPAPAVVTRRLRGTGALLRCVPARVRWQLPPKHILRAMARLGPQARPAPYKVRP from the coding sequence ATGGGCGACCCCGGGCTGTTCACGCCGAACTCCGTGACCTGGCAGATGCACGGCGACCCCATGATGTGGGTCGCCGGCGTCCGCGCGCTCTACCTCCAGGCCCTGCATCCGCGCGCGGTGCGCGGAGTCATGCAGAACTCCGACTTCCGCAGCGACGCCTGGGGCCGGCTGATGCGCACCGCGAACTTCGTCGGCACGACGACGTACGGCACGACCGAGGCCGCCGAGCGGGCCGGTGCCCGGGTGCGCAGGATCCACAGCATGCTGAAGGCGACCGACCCGGACACCGGTGAGCGCTACGGCGTGGACGAGCCCGAGCTGCTGCTGTGGGTGCACTGCGCGGAGATCGACTCCTATCTGCACGTCCTGCGCCGCTCCGGCTTCCCCCTCACCGACGCCCAGGCCGACCGGTACATAGCCGAACACCGGGTCAGCGCCCGCCTGGTCGGGCTCGACCCGCGGACCGTCCCCGCGAGCCGGGCGGAACTCGCCGCGTACTTCGCCGCGGTGCGCCCGCACCTGGCGGCGGGCCCCGAGGCACGCGCGGTGGACGACTTCCTGCTCCGCCCTCCGACGCACCCCCTCCTCATCCCGGCGCGCGAGGTGCTGTGGCGGCGCGTGGCGCAGTTGGCGTACGCCGCTCTGCCGCCGTACGCCCACGCGCTGTACGGCAGACCGGCCCCCGCACCCGCCGTCGTCACCCGCCGGCTGCGGGGCACCGGCGCCCTGCTGCGGTGCGTTCCCGCACGTGTGCGCTGGCAACTGCCGCCCAAACACATCCTGCGGGCCATGGCGAGGCTGGGACCGCAGGCGCGTCCGGCACCGTACAAAGTCCGGCCATAG
- a CDS encoding DUF6479 family protein: MDTASMQLAATSGLIVLVLFVVIGLGLIGMLAGGFWLTSRVKYRESPRPRPEEQPKLPPEGPVGELRENRESQEVPRTPEGGRPLTPYELTNMDSRPSASKDRPRWSRGSSGSFGGGGLGAH, translated from the coding sequence ATGGATACTGCCTCGATGCAGCTGGCCGCGACGAGCGGCCTGATAGTCCTCGTGCTGTTCGTCGTGATCGGCCTGGGGCTGATCGGGATGCTCGCCGGAGGTTTCTGGCTGACCTCCCGGGTCAAGTACCGCGAGTCCCCCCGGCCGCGGCCCGAGGAACAGCCGAAGCTGCCGCCGGAGGGCCCGGTGGGCGAGCTCCGGGAGAACAGGGAGTCCCAGGAGGTTCCCCGGACACCCGAGGGCGGCCGCCCGCTCACCCCGTACGAGCTGACCAACATGGACTCCAGGCCGAGCGCGTCGAAGGACCGTCCGCGCTGGAGCCGGGGTTCCAGCGGCTCGTTCGGCGGCGGCGGACTCGGCGCCCACTGA
- a CDS encoding serine/threonine-protein kinase, translating into MGENRLVQGRYRLLDLIGRGGMGEVWRARDESLGRRVAVKCLKPLGPYHDPSLASVLGERFRREARVAAALSHPGVTVVHDFGEYDGIPYLVMELLEGRDLSRLLAGNKGHPLPVDDVLDIAGQVAAALAYTHKQGVVHRDLKPANIVRLTDGAVKICDFGIARLGHDIGLTARLTGTGVALGTPHYMSPEQIGGDGVDQRSDLYSLGCVLYELATGAPPFDLEDAWAILIGHRDTPPRPPRALRPDLPGHLEDVILGLLAKRPEERPCDAGELVRRLRDARPTGPSATAIGIPERRGAARLPSWTCGMTTGHKALGTGPGALPPDAGAALSGRWNAPRRDAMPCPAGDRRHPDTPGRPGPAAVRRAVPVPHAERTTADSPGRLAGRYESAGALLRAGRATEALAAYTDLAEAAARLLGADHPDTLAARQETAYTLGRLGRHVEARQVYAEVLAARMRVQGPDHPDTLRCRHNLACTLGRLGLLDDACRTAREAAAARARVLGPDHPDTLVSRCELAYAQGQSGRWEEALTLYRAVAEARARVLGADHPDTLAARYETALSLGRLGRSADALRVYRELITDRTRVQGPTHPETLRARHGLGVNLGRLGRWEDALAEARDVCLLREQILGPAHPDTLVSRREVAVALGWLGRWAEALTEYRRLAATREQSLGPDHPDTLAARDDEAHCLERLGHGREAGDLYRRVAALRLRPAPDGA; encoded by the coding sequence ATGGGGGAGAACAGGCTGGTTCAGGGCCGGTACCGGCTGCTCGACCTGATCGGGCGCGGCGGTATGGGCGAGGTGTGGCGGGCCCGGGACGAGTCCCTGGGCCGGCGGGTCGCGGTGAAGTGCCTCAAACCGCTGGGGCCGTACCACGATCCGTCCCTCGCCTCCGTCCTGGGGGAGCGGTTCCGCCGCGAGGCACGGGTCGCCGCCGCCCTGTCGCACCCGGGGGTGACGGTCGTGCACGACTTCGGCGAGTACGACGGGATCCCGTACCTGGTCATGGAGCTGCTGGAGGGTCGCGACCTGAGCCGGCTGCTGGCGGGCAACAAGGGGCATCCGCTGCCGGTGGACGACGTGCTCGACATCGCCGGACAGGTCGCCGCCGCCCTCGCCTACACCCACAAGCAGGGCGTCGTCCACCGCGACCTGAAGCCGGCCAACATCGTGCGCCTGACCGACGGCGCCGTGAAGATCTGCGACTTCGGCATCGCCCGCCTCGGCCACGACATCGGCCTCACCGCCCGGCTGACCGGCACCGGCGTCGCCCTCGGCACCCCGCACTACATGTCTCCCGAACAGATCGGCGGCGACGGGGTGGACCAGCGCAGCGACCTGTACTCGCTGGGCTGCGTGCTGTACGAACTCGCCACCGGCGCCCCGCCGTTCGACCTGGAGGACGCCTGGGCGATCCTCATCGGGCACCGCGACACCCCGCCCCGGCCCCCGCGTGCACTGCGTCCCGACCTGCCCGGACACCTGGAGGACGTCATCCTCGGCCTCCTCGCCAAACGGCCCGAGGAACGGCCCTGCGACGCCGGGGAGTTGGTCCGCCGGCTCCGGGACGCTCGTCCAACGGGCCCCTCGGCCACGGCGATCGGGATCCCGGAGAGGCGAGGCGCGGCCCGCCTGCCCTCCTGGACCTGCGGCATGACCACCGGCCACAAGGCGCTCGGCACGGGACCCGGCGCCCTGCCCCCGGACGCCGGGGCGGCACTGTCGGGCCGCTGGAACGCACCCCGACGGGACGCGATGCCGTGCCCGGCAGGCGACCGCCGTCACCCGGACACGCCCGGCCGCCCCGGACCGGCGGCCGTACGGCGGGCCGTGCCGGTCCCCCACGCGGAGCGCACAACCGCCGACAGCCCCGGGAGGCTGGCCGGCCGGTACGAGTCCGCCGGCGCGCTGCTCCGCGCCGGCCGCGCCACCGAGGCGCTGGCCGCCTACACCGACCTCGCCGAGGCCGCCGCCCGGCTGCTCGGCGCCGACCACCCCGACACCCTCGCCGCCCGCCAGGAGACCGCCTACACGCTGGGCCGGCTGGGCCGCCACGTCGAGGCCCGCCAGGTGTACGCGGAGGTACTCGCCGCCCGGATGCGCGTCCAGGGGCCCGACCACCCCGACACCCTGCGCTGCCGGCACAACCTCGCCTGCACCCTCGGCCGGCTCGGCCTGCTGGACGACGCCTGCCGTACGGCCCGGGAGGCGGCCGCCGCCCGCGCCCGGGTGCTCGGCCCCGACCACCCCGACACCCTGGTCTCGCGCTGCGAACTCGCCTACGCCCAGGGCCAGTCGGGCCGCTGGGAGGAGGCTCTGACCCTCTACCGCGCGGTCGCCGAGGCCCGGGCCCGGGTCCTGGGCGCCGACCATCCCGACACCCTCGCCGCCCGCTACGAGACCGCCCTCAGCCTCGGCCGACTCGGCCGCAGCGCGGACGCCCTGCGCGTGTACCGCGAGCTGATCACGGACCGCACCCGCGTCCAGGGCCCCACCCATCCCGAGACGCTGCGCGCCCGGCACGGCCTCGGAGTCAACCTCGGCCGGCTCGGGCGCTGGGAGGACGCCCTCGCCGAGGCCCGGGACGTCTGCCTGCTGCGCGAGCAGATCCTCGGCCCCGCCCACCCCGACACGCTCGTCAGCCGCCGCGAGGTCGCGGTCGCCCTCGGCTGGCTGGGGCGCTGGGCGGAGGCCCTCACCGAGTACCGGCGACTCGCCGCCACCCGCGAGCAGAGCCTCGGCCCGGACCACCCCGACACCCTCGCCGCCCGCGACGACGAGGCACACTGCCTGGAGCGGCTCGGCCACGGCAGAGAGGCGGGCGACCTGTACCGCAGGGTCGCGGCGCTCCGCCTGCGGCCGGCACCGGACGGTGCCTGA
- a CDS encoding RpiB/LacA/LacB family sugar-phosphate isomerase: MRISVSSDMDEPVARLLLDELRRRGHDVRPHGALRPGADAQWAACSEAAAREVADGTADQAVVCCWTGTGASIAANKVPGVRAALCTDAATADGARRWNDANVLALSLRLTSEPLLKEILDAWFAAEPSDDPEDRQNVARVGRLDAARTDA, translated from the coding sequence ATGCGTATCTCCGTCTCCTCCGACATGGACGAACCCGTGGCCCGCCTTCTCCTCGACGAGCTGAGACGGCGCGGCCACGACGTGCGCCCGCACGGGGCGCTGCGGCCCGGGGCCGACGCGCAGTGGGCGGCCTGCTCGGAGGCGGCCGCCCGGGAGGTGGCGGACGGCACCGCCGACCAGGCGGTGGTGTGCTGCTGGACCGGCACGGGCGCGTCCATCGCGGCCAACAAGGTGCCCGGCGTGCGCGCCGCGCTGTGCACGGACGCCGCCACCGCGGACGGCGCCCGCCGCTGGAACGACGCCAACGTCCTCGCGCTGAGTCTGCGCCTGACCTCCGAGCCGCTGCTGAAGGAGATCCTGGACGCCTGGTTCGCCGCCGAACCCAGCGACGACCCCGAGGACCGGCAGAACGTGGCCCGCGTCGGCCGCCTGGACGCCGCCAGGACGGATGCCTAG
- a CDS encoding ATP-binding protein → MATEPRQPVSEQQTLIERSRELRALDAAFRELRRTRDGRPRARRRGLLAFTGPAGLGKTALITEARDRAAEHGFTVLSGRGAETEQGSAFRVVRQLLQPSLAAMDGPELRALLGSWYDIVAAVLGLEAKGRAPAPDPTGVREGLDWVMTRLTVNKAPVVLLLDDLHWADPESLKWLASFAPRVHDLPLLIVAAYRPDELPPEAGGLRALAGHHGERPHDLALLSADGVARIVRKELGETAEDRFCKECWSATGGSPFEAVELAIGLAKRKLRGTEDDLPAMRELAAAIKGPGLIERLERLDTGTVRFAHIAAVLGSPFSPHLAATIAALGEDATAEAIQKLRAARILAGGHGPEGEIEFLHPLIATTIYRSIRPAFRAGLHNAAGETVLALGYGPTAAARHLLEVPCEGRPEAVTCFREAAREYLRAGATEAARRLLDRALREPPLPEDRAAVLHELACATFLIEPTATVRHLRQALSEPDVDPDLRASIVFRLTQALAHTDQLAEAVSVATEEARQARNPRVKLRMQADQFVWGMFRADDRDSRARSRRLARLADQLPGRSLEERYILGLRAWDAVLRGEPRQTAVAYAEKALDGGMSWTDENRGFEVPASVALVFMYGDQPRRAEELFSRGIAECVAKGWRGSHLALGQTLAGYIRYRRGCLAEADDLVRDGLRIAGEVDGAVPAQWFALGILIQTLLARGRVTEARAVADEHHFGETTLNAVIYPDPRTVYAELLLAEGRHAEAVPLLASVGEWLDGRGWRNPAWCPWQLRLATALAPTAPEEALGHAQDAVKRARDFGSASAVGQALHTLAEVTGGPAALDLYAQAVDHLEQSPAACELARAQIGHGAALSRNGRLQEAADRLYQGLEGAVHCGAEALAARARAELSTAGLRPLPLRYAQADTLSAHERRAAELTVQGQPVPVVAKELSLTEQGVRQLLSSVYRKIGTDSSGLAKFLEGCPQPPS, encoded by the coding sequence ATGGCGACGGAGCCGCGGCAACCCGTCTCGGAGCAACAGACGTTGATCGAGCGCAGCCGGGAGCTTCGGGCCCTCGACGCCGCGTTCCGCGAGCTGCGACGCACCAGGGACGGTCGGCCACGGGCCAGGCGCAGGGGACTGCTCGCCTTCACCGGGCCGGCCGGACTGGGCAAGACCGCACTCATCACGGAAGCCCGGGACCGGGCCGCGGAGCACGGATTCACGGTGCTGTCGGGCAGGGGCGCGGAGACTGAACAGGGCTCGGCGTTCCGCGTGGTGCGCCAGCTGCTGCAGCCCTCCCTGGCCGCCATGGACGGCCCGGAGCTCCGCGCTCTCCTGGGAAGTTGGTACGACATCGTCGCCGCCGTGCTCGGCCTCGAGGCGAAGGGACGCGCCCCTGCCCCCGACCCCACCGGGGTCCGTGAAGGCCTGGACTGGGTCATGACACGCCTCACGGTGAACAAGGCGCCGGTCGTCCTCCTTCTGGACGACCTGCACTGGGCGGACCCCGAGTCCCTGAAGTGGCTCGCCTCCTTCGCACCACGAGTCCATGACCTTCCCCTGCTGATCGTGGCCGCCTACCGGCCCGACGAACTGCCGCCGGAAGCCGGCGGACTGCGCGCGCTGGCGGGGCACCACGGGGAGCGCCCGCACGACCTGGCGCTGCTCAGCGCCGACGGCGTGGCGCGGATCGTCCGGAAGGAACTCGGAGAGACGGCCGAGGACCGGTTCTGCAAGGAATGCTGGTCCGCCACCGGCGGAAGCCCCTTCGAAGCGGTGGAGCTCGCCATCGGCCTGGCCAAGCGGAAACTCAGGGGCACCGAGGACGACCTGCCCGCTATGCGCGAGCTCGCCGCGGCGATCAAGGGACCGGGGCTGATCGAGCGCCTGGAACGGCTCGACACCGGCACCGTCCGCTTCGCCCACATCGCGGCCGTCCTCGGATCGCCCTTCTCCCCCCATCTCGCCGCCACCATCGCCGCGCTCGGCGAGGACGCCACGGCCGAGGCGATCCAGAAGCTGCGCGCAGCCAGGATCCTGGCCGGCGGTCACGGCCCGGAAGGGGAGATCGAGTTCCTTCACCCGCTGATCGCCACGACCATCTACCGGTCCATCAGGCCGGCCTTCCGTGCCGGTCTGCACAACGCCGCCGGGGAAACAGTCCTGGCCCTGGGATACGGTCCCACCGCAGCAGCCCGCCATCTGCTGGAGGTCCCCTGCGAGGGCCGGCCCGAGGCGGTCACCTGTTTCCGCGAAGCCGCCCGCGAGTATCTCCGCGCCGGGGCGACCGAGGCCGCCCGGCGTCTGCTGGATCGCGCACTGCGGGAACCGCCTCTCCCCGAGGACCGTGCCGCCGTTCTTCACGAACTCGCGTGCGCCACGTTCCTGATCGAGCCCACGGCGACGGTCAGGCATCTCCGTCAGGCGCTGTCCGAGCCCGACGTCGACCCCGATCTGCGCGCCTCCATAGTCTTCCGGCTCACGCAGGCTCTGGCCCACACCGACCAGCTGGCCGAGGCCGTGAGCGTGGCCACCGAGGAAGCGAGGCAGGCGCGGAATCCGCGCGTCAAACTCCGTATGCAGGCCGACCAGTTCGTCTGGGGCATGTTCCGCGCCGACGACCGCGACTCACGCGCGCGCTCCCGGAGACTCGCGCGTCTGGCCGACCAGTTGCCCGGCCGGAGCCTCGAGGAGCGCTACATCCTGGGGCTGCGGGCCTGGGACGCCGTCCTGCGCGGCGAACCGCGGCAGACCGCTGTCGCGTATGCCGAGAAGGCGCTGGACGGCGGCATGAGCTGGACCGACGAGAACCGCGGGTTCGAGGTACCCGCTTCGGTGGCACTGGTCTTCATGTACGGCGACCAGCCGCGACGCGCCGAGGAGCTGTTCAGCAGGGGCATCGCGGAGTGCGTGGCCAAGGGGTGGCGCGGCTCCCACCTGGCCCTCGGCCAGACTCTCGCCGGTTACATCCGGTACCGCCGCGGATGCCTGGCCGAAGCCGACGACCTGGTCCGGGACGGTCTGCGCATCGCCGGTGAGGTGGACGGGGCCGTGCCCGCCCAGTGGTTCGCCCTCGGCATCCTGATCCAGACTCTGCTGGCCCGCGGGCGTGTCACCGAGGCGCGCGCCGTCGCAGACGAACACCACTTCGGTGAGACGACTCTCAACGCCGTCATCTATCCCGACCCCCGCACCGTCTACGCCGAACTCCTCCTGGCCGAAGGCCGGCACGCCGAGGCCGTGCCGCTGCTGGCCTCCGTCGGGGAGTGGCTGGACGGGCGGGGCTGGCGCAACCCGGCGTGGTGTCCGTGGCAGCTGCGGCTCGCGACCGCCCTCGCTCCCACCGCGCCGGAGGAGGCGCTCGGCCATGCCCAGGACGCCGTGAAGCGGGCCCGGGACTTCGGTTCGGCCTCCGCCGTCGGGCAGGCCCTGCACACACTCGCCGAGGTGACCGGCGGGCCGGCGGCGCTCGACCTGTACGCGCAGGCCGTCGACCATCTGGAGCAGTCGCCGGCCGCCTGTGAACTGGCCCGCGCCCAGATCGGGCACGGCGCCGCGCTGTCCCGCAACGGCCGGTTGCAGGAGGCCGCCGACCGGCTGTACCAGGGGCTGGAGGGCGCCGTCCACTGCGGGGCCGAGGCCCTGGCCGCCCGGGCCAGGGCGGAGCTCTCGACCGCGGGCCTGCGCCCGCTGCCGCTGCGCTACGCCCAGGCGGACACCCTGTCCGCCCACGAGCGCCGAGCCGCCGAACTGACCGTCCAGGGGCAGCCGGTGCCGGTGGTCGCCAAGGAGCTGAGCCTGACGGAGCAGGGCGTGCGGCAGTTACTGTCCAGCGTGTACCGCAAAATAGGCACCGACTCCTCGGGCCTCGCCAAGTTTCTGGAGGGCTGTCCTCAGCCGCCCTCGTGA